A stretch of the Panthera uncia isolate 11264 chromosome D1, Puncia_PCG_1.0, whole genome shotgun sequence genome encodes the following:
- the LOC125913686 gene encoding olfactory receptor 56A3-like, with amino-acid sequence MTIYQNGTITSEVSDFLLNCFVRSPSWKFWLSLPLSLLFLLAMGANSVLLITIWLEVSLHEPMYYLLSILSLLDIVVCLTVIPKVLAIFWFDLKSISFYACFLQMYIMNWFFAMESCTFMVMAYDRYVAICHPLRYPSIITDQFVAKASIFILARNSIITMPIPILSSQLHYCGTNVIDNCICANMFVSRLSCNDVTISRIYQFVGGWTLLGSDLILIFLSYTLILRAVLRLKAEGAVAKALSTCGSHFILIFFFSTILLVFVLTHVVKKKFSPDVPVLLNVLHHVIPAALNPIVYGVRTQEIKQGIQRLLKKVC; translated from the coding sequence atgACAATATACCAAAATGGCACCATCACCTCTGAGGTTTCAGACTTCCTCCTGAATTGTTTTGTCAGGTCCCCCAGCTGGAAGTTCTGGTTGTCCCTGCCCCtcagccttctcttccttctggccATGGGGGCCAATAGTGTTCTCCTGATCACCATCTGGCTAGAGGTCTCTCTGCATGAGCCCATGTACTACCTGCTCAGTATCCTTTCCCTGCTGGACATTGTTGTCTGCCTCACTGTCATCCCCAAGGTCCTGGCCATCTTCTGGTTTGACCTCAAGTCCATCAGTTTCTATGCCTGCTTCCTCCAGATGTACATCATGAATTGGTTCTTTGCTATGGAATCCTGCACATTCATGgtcatggcctatgaccgctatgtggccatctgccaCCCACTGAGGTACCCATCCATCATCACTGACCAATTTGTAGCCAaggcttccatttttattttggccaGGAATAGTATTATTACAATGCCTATCCCCATTCTATCATCCCAACTCCATTATTGTGGGACAAATGTCATTGACAATTGCATCTGTGCCAATATGTTTGTCTCCAGGCTCTCTTGTAATGATGTCACCATTAGTCGCATCTACCAGTTTGTTGGAGGCTGGACACTGCTAGGATCTGACCTCATCCTCATCTTCCTCTCCTACACACTCATATTGCGAGCTGTACTGAGACTCAAGGCAGAAGGTGCTGTGGCCAAGGCCCTGAGCACATGTGGCTCCCACTTCATCCTTATCTTCTTCTTCAGCACCATCCTTCTGGTCTTCGTGCTCACTCACGTGGTGAAGAAGAAGTTCTCCCCTGATGTTCCAGTCTTGCTCAACGTCCTCCACCATGTCATCCCTGCAGCCCTCAACCCCATAGTGTATGGAGTGCGGACCCAGGAGATCAAGCAAGGCATCCAGAGATTACTGAAGAAAGTGTGCTAA